gtgtctgtccctttcccttccctgcactgctggttctgactcctgatacaactccccaatatccattcattcctcattctcactgggtgcAGTGCAGGAGAAACATGTCGGCAgtgtataaataccaggaaattaAATCAGTAAATAGTGTAACGGTGTTCAGATACATGCAGTAAGTGCGTGAGAGAGAGCACCACCTAGTGAATAAAAGAGGTATTGCAACTTTACTCCAAAACAGATCCAGCTGCGGAAGATAATGAATGTGAAACCCCCATTCCAAACCCTTAGAACCAATTAAGACACTTTAGTGCTCATTTATGAATCCACTAGAACCCAATGGACCCCACTGACCTAGACCCAATCCCAGCTGACCCCTCCCTTGATCATGGTAtaaggtgggggtgggggggattgtGTTGGATGAATGGGCAATCTGGGGCCCCTGGGGATGTGGGGGACCTTAATAGGCTTTGCACACCCCAATCCAATCCAGCCCTTTCCCGCATTGGTTTCCAATCTGTGGGATCAAACTCCCAGCCTGAAGAGGGTAAGAATTGGTTGAAATACCCATTTGCCCCCCTAGATGCAGCTAAAAGCCCCAGAGGGGTGAGACTGAACATATATTTGTTCCCCTAGACATTCCCGGAGCTGCACCGGAATAAACAACCCCTTCCCTGTTCCTATATCTGCCCTTAGTGGGGTGCAACAATACAAATACCCCTCTTTGCCGGTTGTTGCCCTTTAAGGAGagggaatccccccccccccagaacctGAGCTGCAGCACAAAGAGGTGACTTTTCCCAGAATCCCATGGggcttttctattttatttctagACTTTTCTGACCTTGTTGGATTCACTTTTCCCTCAATGACGTCCCGTCGGCTCCTTCGCTGTTTCTCTCATGATTCATAGAGTTCCCTGAAGAGCACTTCTATCCCCATTATGGGGGGGCGCCTGAACCCCACTCATTTGTATCTGTTCCTTTCTCCTAATCCTCCTCCCTCTGTGTCCCTACGTTCATTTATCTTCCTTATAACCCTTTAACCCCTTCCCTTCAGCATCCCCTCGGCTACACGGCTTTTTAGATTAAATATAGTTTATTAGATTATATACAGTTTATTAGATCTGTGGCTCCTACTCGGCCCTGAGGTTTCAACCTCAACGACTGATAGAAACAGGGAgattaatgtatataatatatatgtgtatatgtgtgtatgggggaAGCTCATATGGGGTAGATTTGACCATATTAACCCCTACAATACCAATATAAACTGGCAGACACATCTGCTCCATCTCCCACTCATTGTACCCATTATAAgctcttttagtatgatgtagagagtaatattctgagacaatttgcaattggtcttcattttttattatttttagttttttagttatttcattttcagttccgGAGCTctttttcagcagctatttggttgctagggtccaagttaccttagtaaccagggagtggtttgaatgagaggctggtatatgaataggggaggggctgaatagaaagatatggaataaaaagtaacaataacaataaaactggagcctcacagagcaatagtgtttggctgccggggtcagtgacccccatttgaaagctgcaaagaggcagaagaaggcaaataattcaaaaactatgaaaaacaaataatgaagaccaattgaaaagttgcttaaatttggcaattctataacatatataaagtttacttaaagctgaacccccccccccccccccccttctagtTCTCGAATGGTTGGTCCTGGTTCCATGGTGCCGCTGCCTACCCCGACCTTCTGGCCTGATTGTCCCTACTCATGACCCCTGACCCCTTTTCTGCCTCCATCTTCCCCTGCCTGGCACTTACACCTGTCACTAGGGGGCGCCCCTGAGCCCAAGCCCTGGTTGCCATAGACAACTGGTGGGAGTTATAATGAGGTGATGTAGGGAACCCAATAGGGAACCCAATAAGTAGAGCCACTTCTCAGCACTGGATcaaaccattattattattattaacccttCTAATGTCTCTCTTTCCTATGTGATTTTCTTTACAATCATTTCCCACTGGTCTAACTGGTTTCTCTACTTTGACAATGGATCCCGAGCTAAAAACATAACAGGGATCTGGTTAGACAGGTTTCTCTATTTCATTTCACCCCAGCGCTTTAGTTACGCCGACGGCTTCTCACGCGTCTCAGTTTGTAGGTCTCTCTCCTCCCTCGGGCAATGGCGGCCATACTGGGACTGGCACTTGGGGGATTTGAACCCTGAACCCCGAGCCCACGGGTCGAACAGACGGAGAgtctgcgccccctagtgttgctatagaagttgccaaaaaccatcattatagatgcaaggaaattccccaatgagaattgtactgataaataagttgattataaatgcaaaagaactgcccagtgagaatgctgattcccagcactgtgtcaggccccttgctggtaccttacatatagagataatgatggcattttctcccctcattatatggcacaggaatcagacatggggataaagggacagacttgtaaCAATAAGACTCTAATGGCCCATGGTGTGTAATGAATTCCGAGGCCGCGGTTCTGCACCCCGAGGAGCTCAATTACAGCCTTTCGCTTTCTGCCGCCGCCGGATCCCGAGCGAATGAGAACGAAGCCATTTGCCACTTACAGCCGTCGGCAGGATTTATGTTCCGCTGAGTTCTGCAGAAAAAGGCAAAGTTATGCGCCGCTCTCAGCGCCTCTCCGTCTTTATAGCTCAATTATTCCCCCACGCGTTTTGGACGGCGAGGCAGGAAGAATGATTTGGGGAATAATTCAGCCGCGTCGTGTTTATAGCATTCTGATAATGCacaagggggggggcagagtttACGCCCCATTTCCCGGCACTTGGACCCCCAGATATTTATTATGtgtcacattttattaaatgttttacagGATTTATAAACTGTGTCATTATCTATAAAATAAAGAACAGCAATAGTTGTACAATTTTGTTTACAGTGGTGCCctgatatattaaaggggaactgaaccCTCGGgaaaaccctgctgcccagcgcggctcaacccaacgttactcagttgttactgggctacaaatcccacaataatgtaacatataatgaagcttggggcatgctgggagctgtagtccagcaacatcagggctgtattcttaaagcaatattgcccaataaaactttcccccaaatccccacagccagcgactgctttaacatgcgaaaaatcctccaatgagaatcccagctgatgtgagtaaatccggctccctgttctctgttcctgcaattggagttgggagcaataagcacagtttcccagcactgaacaagtctgtccctttatccccatgtctgattcctgtgccatataatgaggggagaaaatgccatcattatctctatatgtaaggtaccagcaaggggcctgacacagtgctgggaatcagcattctcactgggcagttcttttgcatttataatcaacttatttatcagtacaattctcattggggaatttccttgcatctataattatggtttttggcaacttctatagcaaaactagggggcgccgtggggcagcatcatggctgggtttatatcccctttaaccatGGCCCATATGAGGCTCAATTTACCTAAACGTAGTGGATAGATCGGTGATTGTCTGTAGACAACTATGATGGATGCCTCCCAACCGGACTCTTGGCTACTTCCCAACCACTTCCTGGTATATTATAGTTGTTGAATGGTTCTATGGCCAAGTTGAACTGGTTACAAGATACCTCAGGGCAAATCTCTCTAAAAAAGGTCAAGAATGATAGTTGCCCATCACAACACGAGCAGAAGCCTCATTATCTTAACCGGATAAGAGAATTTGCCGCTGAATAGATGTTTGGTGGCCACAAACCCTACTCTGTGTAGATGAAGATGATGGATTTAGTTGTTCCAGTAGGGTGGGTTAGAGTGCTAGAGAGGTAGCCATTACCCCTATTGGTCTATAGGATTACCCATAAGCTCTCTGTGCATCTTCTTTCTATGAGCCCCAATTAGTATCACAAGGTCCAGGTCTTTAGAGTTTTAGGTTCTTTAggcttctttattttttcttcatcCTTTGTCCAAAAGTAAGACCTTTCTTCTGCACTTTCACGGGCAGCTACATGTAGGCACCTCAACTTACGGATGCAATATTTATACAAAATGGCAAGTTATTGTTAATTATACTAATTATAGAACCAAAAAATATGGACCTGGTTTCATGTTTACTTTTTGATGTTCTCAACAGTGAAGTAGCTCTTCAAGAGTTCCTGAGTTGGTCCTTTGCCCAACTGTTTGCAGGAAACTCCCACAAAATGTATTGATTGGCAAATTACCTTTGGCTAAACCAACAAGCATAGACACAGAAAGCCATTCATATTAGTGTTAGTTTAGTACAAGCAAAAAATCCCCTAAATTAATTCAACTTCAGACATGAAAAAACAAGATTGGCCACTTgaatcttcatatatatatatatattccaaattCCAAATAAATCTGATTAAGGCAGGTTTATGTCTTATGGGATATGCTGTTGGTTTGGCCCTGTTGTCCCAAGCTCAAAATAAAGTAACCTAGGGCAACCAAACAGCAATTAGTACGGACCAATCAGCTGCAGGCAGCAGCAAGTGAGGGTGCAAACCCTAAACTTCTCCAGAGCATCTACACCCATAGGATCCTGGCCAAATCTTACTAATGTTCTACCAGTCTCTTCCTAGGGAAGTCTTGGATGTCTTGGAATCAACCTGAAATGAGAACCTCAGCATGTGTGGTCAATTGTTAAAAGAACAACTCTAAGAGAGAAGGTCCAAGGTCCCAATTAACTGACATATTTTAGGTCTTATAAACAGGGGCTGTATGAAATCAAGAGGAGGACAGGTTCTTATATGAATGGTAAGGCTCTGCTAGGCAGATGGAGAGTAATGAACCATTTCAGCACATTTAGAAGGTCTATGACCAATGACAACCAACAGAAGACCTTTCTCTGGAGAACTGCCCCTGCTTTTGTTTATACCCCAGATTTCTCATGACCTGTTGGTTTAACAACTTCTCTGAAATGTCCCCCTTACCTGCTGAATTATTTTTACCCTTATTTCCCTGATTTTTAAACCATAAATCAGAGGGTTCAGAAGTGGCGGTGCCACCAGAAAATGCACTGACATGAAGACCCTCAGAGCATAAGGTATGGCGGTCGGTGTAAATCGGTAGAGGAATATCTCAAAGAGGACATCAACAATGAAGTTTGTGATGGTAATGAGATGGGGGGTGCAGGTCTTCAAAGCTTTGGCTCTGAAGTCCTGTGAAGACTTCACACATACTCTTAGAATGGCCATGTAGGAGATAAAGATAAGCGATGGCATCGCCACCATTAGTGCGAGCACCACCACCATTCCAAATGTGTTGTTCACAGTGGTGTCGATGCAGGAGAGCCTCACCACCGACCAGTTGTCACAATAGATCTTCAGGATGGCTGAGTCGCACAGCGTAAGCCTGACTGTCAGTATAATATGTATAGTAATAAAGATGAATGAGTAGAACCATGCAGCTACAATGAGTCTGTAGACCACGGCCAAAGACATAATACTGTTATATCTCAGGGGGTCACAGATGCACACATACCGATCCAATGCCATGACCGCCAGCAAGGTCATCTCGCACCCTCCGTAGGTGTGAATGGCAAACACTTGTAATATACAACTGGTGTAGGAGATGGTTTGGACCTTCTGCAGTAGATTGATGAAGAGACCGGGGTAGAAGGCAAGGCTGCCGTAGAGTCCGTTGAAACACAAAGCgcatataaagatatacatgggCTCCTGTAGGGCTTTATGTATCAGGATAACAGTGATGACCGAGACATTGGATAGAACGGTTGTGAGGTATCCCCATACCCCCAAGGCCAAGTACACATATCTCATTGAGGTCAATTCCCCAAATCCGAGGATCATCATCGAAGGGCTGAAATGGGTGGAGTTTTgcataactgtctctgtgttggAAAGAAATATAAATCAGGTCTGAGCTACTGTTGGAAACAATCATTTCTATAGGAGGTTCCACCGTACGTTGGGTCCTGGGGAGATGTTGCCAGCATCACACTATGTTTTTGGCTtcttctcattggaggatttttcgcatgttaaagcagtcgctggctgtggggatttgggggaaagttttattgggcaatattgctttaagaatacagccctgatgttgctggactacagctcccagcatgccccaagcttcattatatgttacattattgtgggatttgtagcccagtaacaactgagtaacgttgggttgagccgcgctgggcagcagggtttagttcccctttaaattaacttttagtatggtgtagacattgatattctgagacaatttgcaactggttttcatttttgattttttaggttttttttcagttattgagcttgacgttttggaatttcagcagctatatggttgctagggtattgttaaccttagcaaccaggcagtgttgtgaatgagagacaggaatatgaataggggaggggctgaatagagagatgagtaataaaaggtaacaataataataacattttaagctcacagagcaatagggtttggctgccggggtcagtgacccccatttaaaagctgcaaagatgtaGAAGTAGAAGAAATAATGATGACCAGTcacaaagttgctgggaatagggcaGTCTATAACTTAGTAAGAGTTTAACACCCACTGAATGAATGTAAATGACACAGATCATAATCCTGGCATGATACATACTCCGTGCCCGTGGGTTGGGTTACACAGCAACACAGAACTGGCACCCAGCCCCCTGCCCTGGCACCTACTGCCAGCTATCCTTCCAGGAGATTAGAAAGGAGActcacccctactcacccctactcacccctactcaccccttctCACCCCTTctcacccctactcacccctactcaccccttctcacccctactcacccctactcaccccttctCACCCCTTctcacccctactcacccctactcacccctactcaccccttctcacccctactcacccctactcaccccttctCACCCCTTctcacccctactcacccctactcacccctactcaccccttctcacccctactcacccctactcaccccttctCACCCCTTctcacccctactcacccctactcaccccttctcacccctactcacccctactcaccccctacccacccccactcacccctactcaccccttctcacccctactcacccctactcacccctactcaccccttctCTCCCCTACTCACCCCTAGTAACCCCTACTCACTACTCACCCCTACTCACCACTCACCCCTACTCACTACTCACCCCTACTCACCACTCACCCCTACTCACTACTCACCCCTACTCACTACTCACCCCTACTAACCCCTACTCACTACTCAAACCTACTCACCCCTACTCACTActcacccctactcacccctactcactactcacccctactcacccctactcACTACTCACCCCTACTAacccctactcacccctactcACTACTCAACCCTTCTCACTACTCTCCCCTACTCACACCTActcacccctactcacccctactcacccctactaacccctactcacccctactaacccctactcacccctactcACTACTCACCCCTTCTCACTACTCTCCCCTACTCACACCTACTCACCCCTACTCACTCCGGGAATGTGCTCCTTCTGCCGGTGTGTGTGGCACTGCTGCACCCTATTTATACCCACCCGTTCATGCCAGGGAGCCCGTCCCACCCCAGCAATGAGCCCTGTCATTATTATGTTTTCTGTCTGCTTTAATCTACAGGGAATCATTTGCCTCATTATTTTAATGTTAATTCTGCAGTTTGATTCAGACCAATCAGTTTAGCCAATGATGCCTTTCTGTCTTTGTGTTACATTTGTGCCCGAAAAGGACGATCGGCATTGAGCAAATCAGCACTTGggttaaaggggatacaaaccctgctgcccagcgcggctcaacccaacgttactcagttgttactgggctacaaatcccacaataatgtaacatataatgaagcttggggcatgctgggagctgtagtccagcaacatcagggctgtattcttaaagcaatattgcacaataaaacttttccaaaatcACTGTGACTTGAACACCAGTGCAAAAAATAATGgtacagcgcagcagtaaagtgtgcctgagtctgagctttcagccagcgctacacattagaactgctttcagctaacctattgtttctcctactcccatgtaactggaggagtcccaagccggacttggatttcttactattgagtgctattctgatacctactgggagctgctatcttgctcccttcccattgttctgctgatcggctgctgggggggaggggggggggatatcactccaacttgcagcgcagcagtaaagtgtgagtgaagtttatcagagcacaggtcacatggctatggcaccctgggaaatgaagaatatggctagccccaggtgatattttttatttgattgatTGTCAAgagttactgcccacaggcaaatttacccactgttgataaatgacccattGTGTCTATGTAGATttcatataatattaatatagaaCTATTTGAATACAGCCATCAGGATTCGGGTATTTACAGTTCTGTTTTGGGTTTGTGCATCCATAGCTGAGGATCTCAACAAGGTGAAGAAGCAAGAAGCACCAATAGGAGgtaaattatgtatttattacaagTGTCACACAGTGAAAAGTCAAAAGTACTGAGTAAAAGGACAGTCTTCCAAGAGCAGTTCCTGCCCCTAATGAGAGTTCCAAGGACCCAAATCACTAAGTTTCACTTGAATGTTCTAGTGGTGCCCATGGGAACGATATGGAGGGTCTGGAAGAACATCTTTTATGGCACAAAAAGAGCCTAAACCTTACCCTCACTAACCTTCAAGGtggactttcaggtgtatctCATAGAGCAACTACCAATGGTTCAAGCCTCATATTTTGGGGCTTACTCCAGCAGAACATGGGCTACATTCTAGGCCCATACTTTCAGTATGCTGAAGACCTGAAGTAAGCTCAGACCTTGCACCTAATGGAAGAACAGACATGGGCAAATACAAAGCTAAAGCTGAGTTCACTGTCCCTGATGTAgcctttactggggccttatgcttCTGGCTCTTGATCCATCCAGGATGAACCTCCAGGGTACCAATTGTGACCAATCCCCTTCCTTTTATACACCTGACCTGACATATAAAACACCTGAGTGACCCTCCTACACATCCCACACCTCTACCCCAGGTAAACACTCACTGATAGGTAGGTTCCATTCCATGCTTTTCTTGGGGAACCAACTTGGGGACCTCTGCAACCCTACAACTTCTTGAACCATAAGAGAATTACCCATACCACAAACTCCTTCTGTGCTTGTGGTTTTCATGAACTTTACTGGTCTCCAGATGTAGAAGCTTAAATATCCTTGATCTCATCCTTGATCTCACTAAGTTTCTCTTGGATGTTCTAGTGGTGCCCATAGGAATGATATGGAGGGTAAGTCTGGAAGAACGTCTTTTATGGCAATCAAGAGTCATCGCTCAGGGTCATGACAAAAAGAGCCTAGATCTTACCCTCACTAACCTTCAAGCTGGTTTATCTCATAAAGCAACTACCAGTGGTCCAAGCCCCATATTTTGGGGATTACTCCAGCAGAACATGGGCTACATTCTAGGCCCATACTTTCAAAGATGAAGTTCACTGTCCCTGATgtaggctttactggggccttatgcctctgGCTCTTGATCCATCCAGGATGAACCTCTAGGGTACCAATTGTGACCAATCCCCTTCCTTTTATACACCTGACCTGACATATAAAACACCTGAGTGACCCTCCTACACATCCCCCACATCTACCCCAGGTAAACACTCACTGAGGGTAGGTTCCATTCCATGCTTTTCTTGGGGAACCAACTTGGGGACAAGGAAGAAACAAAGCAAGAACAGGACAAGgaaatctggagcttggaaccagcacgAAAACAAGAACagtcacaggaacagggaacacggaggcagggtcacaataaacaattaatgaccaagcaaggggcaatggttagggaaaggcttataaagggtgaagattaggagatgggaaacacatgaggttaatgaggtgggcggaagaaagggagcagacagaaagtaggagacagaCAAGAGAAGAATCAGACagacagcccaaaatgcctccagtggctacagaggcaaatgcatgccgccaggaacaccccaagtggtgttcgaatcctggctgatcctgacagctTCTCTTGGATGTTCTAGTGGTGCCCTTAGGAACAATATGGAGGGCAAGTCTGAAAGAACATCTTTTATGGCACTCAAGAGTCATCGCTCAGGGTCCTGACAAAAAGAGCCTAGATCTTACCCTCACTAACCTTCAAGCTGGTTTATCTCATAGAGCACCTACCAGTGGTCCAAGCCCCATCTTTTGGGGCTTACTCCAGCAGAACATGATCTATGTTCTAGGCCCATACTTTCAAAGATGAAGTTCACTGTCCCTGATTTAGGtattactggggccttatgcctctgTCTCTTGATCCATCCAGGATGAACCTCCAGGGTACCAATTGTGACTAATCCCCTTCCTTTTATACACCTGACCTGACATATAAAACACCTGAGTGACCCTCCTACACATCCCCCACTTCTACCCCAGGTAAACACTGACTGACAGGTAGGTTCCATTCCATGCTTTTCTTGGGGAACCAACTTGGGGACCTCTGCATCCCTACAACTTCTTGAACCATAAGAAAATTACCCGTACCACAAACTCCTTCTGTGCTTGTGGTTTTCATGAACTTTACTGGTCTCTAGATGTAGAAGCTTAAATATCCTTGATCTCATCCTTGATCTCACTAAGTTTCTCTTGGATGTTCTAGTGGTGCCCATAGGAATGATATGGAGGGTAAGTCTGGAAGAACGTCTTTTATGGCAATCAAGAGTCATCGCTCAGGGTCATGACAAAAAGAGCCTAGATCTTACCCTCACTAACCTTCAAGCTGGTTTATCTCATAAAGCAACTACCAGTGGTCCAAGCCCCATATTTTGGGGATTACTCCAGCAGAACATGGGCTACATTCTAGGCCCATACTTTCAAAGATGAAGTTCACTGTCCCTGATGTAGGCAGTGTTACTAAACACTGACTGACAGGTAGGTTCCATTCCATGCTTTTCTTGGGGAACCAACTTGGGGACCTCTGCATCCCTACAACTTCTTGAACCATAAGAAAATTACCCGTACCACAAACTCCTTCTGTGCTTTTCATGAACTTTACTGGTCTCCAGATGAAGAAGCTTTAATATCCTTGATCTCATTTCCTTCATTTTCAACCCATATATAAAAGAATTAAGAATGGGGGATATCACAAGGAACTCCAGTGACATGAAGAGCCGTATCTGATAGGGGACGCTGGTGGGCATGTACCTGTAGAGAAATATATCAAAGAGAGCCCCAGTCACAAAGTTGAATGAAATGATGAGTTGAGGGCTACAGGTCTGCAAAGCTTTGGAGATGACCTCTTTGGAAGACCGGACGCACACTCTTAGAATCTCAACGTAGGAGAAAACTATGATTAATATAGGGACATAAATGACACTGGTGGAAACAAGATTTCCAAAAATATTGTTGATGGTGGTATCAACGCAGGAGAGTCTGACTACTGACCAGTTGTCACAGTAGATCTTGAGTATGACCGAGTCACACAGGGGAAGTCTGTAAGTCAAGACGAGGTTTGTGCCAATGGCTACAATGGAGTTCACCCAACCTACCGCAATTATTTTGAGAACCGTCGAGTGGGACATGAGGCTAGTGTATCTCAGAGGGTTGCAGATGCAGATGTAGCGGTCAATGGCCATGCCCGCCAGCGTCGCCAACTCAAAGCTTCCGTAGGTGTGAATGAAAAAGACTTGGGCCAAGCAACTGCCATAGGAGATTTTTTGGACTTGGTAGAGCAACGTTACAAAAATACCCGGGTAGAAAACAAcactcccatagattccattgaTAGACAATGCGCAGATGAACATATAGACGGGTTCCTGTAGGCTCCGGTGCAACGCCACAGCCGCCACCACCAGACTGTTCAACAGCAGGGTCAGGGCAAAGCCTAAAAACACCAATAAACTGTATAGATATTTTATTGATGTCAGTTCCCCAAATCCAAGGGTCAGGAACTCGGGGTGCGCGGCCGTCACATTGATCATTGTTCCTCCTATAGGAAATAAAGAAACAGTCAAGAAATACCGGAATCCTTTTGTCCTTATATTACAGCTTTGTTTTGGGgtttgtgaccatataaagggaactctgagtattataagggataatgtaccccctactgtaactgataaggatattagcagtcactgaggggttctgtgcccatataaaggcacaaggctgcaggctgagttatacagggaactctgagtatcactcatgtattataagggataatgtaccccctactgtaaatgataaggatattagcagtcactgaggggttctgtgccccccatataaaggcacaaggctgcaggctgagttatacagggaaccctgagtatcactcatgtattataagggatactgtaccccctactgtaaatgataaggatattagcagtcactgaggggttctgtgccccccatataaaggcacaaggctgcaggctgagttatacagggaactctgagtatcactcatgtattataagggataatgtaccccctactgtaaatgataaggatattagcagtcactgaggggttctgtgccccccatataaaggcacaaggctgcaggctgagttatacagggaactctgagtatcactcatgtattataagggataatgtaccccctactgtaaatgataaggatattagcagtcactgaggggttctgtgcccatataaaggcacaaggctgcaggctgagttatacagggaactctgagtatcactcatgtattataagggataatgtaccccctactgtaactgataaggatattagcagtcactgaggggttctgtgtccatataaaggcacaaggctgcaggctgagttatacagggaactctgagtatcactcatgtattataagggataatgtaccccctactgtaaatgataaggatattagcagtcactgaggggttctgtgccccccatataaaggcacaaggctgcaggctgagttatacagggaactctgagtatcactcatgtattataagggataatgtaccccctactgtaaatgataaggatattagcagtcactgaggggttctgtgcccatataaaggcacaaggctgcaggctgagttatacagggaactctgagtatcactcatgtattataagggataatgtaccccctactgtaaatgataaggatattagcagtcactgaggggttctgtgcccatataaaggcacaaggctgcaggctgagttatacagggaactctgagtatcact
This sequence is a window from Xenopus tropicalis strain Nigerian chromosome 2, UCB_Xtro_10.0, whole genome shotgun sequence. Protein-coding genes within it:
- the LOC100485793 gene encoding olfactory receptor 52D1; protein product: MILGFGELTSMRYVYLALGVWGYLTTVLSNVSVITVILIHKALQEPMYIFICALCFNGLYGSLAFYPGLFINLLQKVQTISYTSCILQVFAIHTYGGCEMTLLAVMALDRYVCICDPLRYNSIMSLAVVYRLIVAAWFYSFIFITIHIILTVRLTLCDSAILKIYCDNWSVVRLSCIDTTVNNTFGMVVVLALMVAMPSLIFISYMAILRVCVKSSQDFRAKALKTCTPHLITITNFIVDVLFEIFLYRFTPTAIPYALRVFMSVHFLVAPPLLNPLIYGLKIREIRVKIIYIYMKIQVANLVFSCLKLN
- the LOC100485649 gene encoding olfactory receptor 52D1, producing MINVTAAHPEFLTLGFGELTSIKYLYSLLVFLGFALTLLLNSLVVAAVALHRSLQEPVYMFICALSINGIYGSVVFYPGIFVTLLYQVQKISYGSCLAQVFFIHTYGSFELATLAGMAIDRYICICNPLRYTSLMSHSTVLKIIAVGWVNSIVAIGTNLVLTYRLPLCDSVILKIYCDNWSVVRLSCVDTTINNIFGNLVSTSVIYVPILIIVFSYVEILRVCVRSSKEVISKALQTCSPQLIISFNFVTGALFDIFLYRYMPTSVPYQIRLFMSLEFLVISPILNSFIYGLKMKEMRSRILKLLHLETSKVHEKHRRSLWYG